The following coding sequences are from one Pigmentibacter sp. JX0631 window:
- a CDS encoding cache domain-containing protein → MHNKKDILQDIVQVGKTVTAHFIELEKKGTMSKEEAQNRAKEVINTIRYGGNEYIFITNTKAYQVLNPVKPELSGKNMSEFKDPTGFKLYVEIANLAVKSGTGFIEYMFPKAGSTVPTKKLSYIHYFPEWDWIVGTGLYMDDVSTSMTKFLEVLLFACVFCIITFISIGIYFANSVVKPLSEVCLSLINASKGLMQKSDELKVSSSSVKKYSKEQETSIQTTAAAISEITSMIGKTTQLTGNSADLANSISGKAEQGEVSMKDLISSMKGIQEASSKLKEIEIIINEIESKTKVINEIVSKTELLSLNASIEAARAGEHGKGFAVVAEEVGNLAHMSGKSSGEIQTLLQKSREEVQRILVQTIQKVEEGQKRTAKVAEAFSDIVNGVKDINLQMGQISDATKEQEIGVKQIANAMGQLDQLAFKNTGESENSLKATEEISNASQHLTDIVDKTENVIYGEKKKKTA, encoded by the coding sequence ATGCATAATAAAAAAGATATCTTACAAGATATTGTTCAGGTTGGGAAAACTGTTACAGCCCACTTTATTGAACTAGAAAAAAAAGGAACAATGTCGAAAGAAGAGGCTCAAAATAGAGCAAAAGAAGTTATTAATACAATTAGATATGGCGGAAATGAATATATTTTTATTACTAATACCAAGGCATACCAAGTTTTAAATCCTGTTAAACCAGAACTTTCTGGTAAAAATATGTCTGAATTTAAAGATCCTACTGGATTTAAATTATATGTAGAGATAGCTAATTTAGCCGTGAAGTCGGGTACTGGATTTATTGAATATATGTTCCCTAAAGCAGGATCCACAGTACCAACTAAAAAGCTTTCTTACATTCATTATTTTCCTGAATGGGACTGGATAGTAGGAACAGGTTTATACATGGATGATGTTTCAACCTCGATGACAAAATTTTTAGAAGTTCTACTTTTTGCATGCGTATTTTGTATTATTACCTTTATATCAATTGGTATTTACTTTGCAAATTCAGTAGTAAAACCGCTTTCTGAAGTCTGTCTTTCATTAATAAATGCTTCAAAAGGACTCATGCAAAAAAGTGATGAATTAAAAGTCTCAAGTAGTAGTGTAAAAAAATATTCCAAAGAACAAGAAACTTCTATTCAAACAACAGCGGCAGCAATTTCAGAGATAACAAGTATGATTGGAAAGACAACTCAATTGACTGGAAATTCTGCTGATTTAGCTAATTCTATTTCAGGGAAAGCAGAACAAGGTGAAGTTTCAATGAAAGATCTTATTTCATCAATGAAGGGGATTCAAGAAGCTAGTTCTAAGTTAAAAGAAATAGAAATTATCATTAATGAAATTGAATCTAAAACAAAAGTTATCAATGAAATTGTTTCAAAAACAGAATTGCTTTCATTAAATGCTTCAATTGAAGCTGCAAGGGCAGGTGAACACGGGAAAGGATTTGCAGTTGTTGCAGAAGAAGTTGGTAACTTAGCGCATATGAGCGGAAAATCCTCAGGTGAAATTCAAACTTTACTGCAAAAAAGTAGAGAAGAAGTTCAAAGGATATTAGTTCAAACTATACAAAAAGTGGAAGAAGGACAAAAAAGGACAGCAAAGGTTGCAGAAGCTTTTTCAGATATTGTGAATGGTGTTAAAGATATAAATTTGCAAATGGGGCAAATTTCAGATGCAACTAAAGAACAGGAAATTGGTGTGAAACAAATAGCTAATGCAATGGGGCAACTTGACCAGTTAGCTTTTAAAAATACAGGTGAATCAGAAAATTCTTTAAAAGCTACAGAAGAAATTTCTAATGCAAGTCAGCATTTAACAGATATAGTTGATAAAACAGAAAATGTCATTTACGGCGAGAAAAAGAAAAAGACTGCATAA